In Stieleria varia, one genomic interval encodes:
- a CDS encoding Gfo/Idh/MocA family protein, which yields MTNADDSRLPRRSDGPTLNRRQWLAAGGAISAAAIVPRHVLGGPRFVAPSDKINVALVGAGGRGLQNARELMKLSDVRIPIVVDPAQQWDLKDFYYRGLAGREPVRQIIETHFRENEPGFQCRGLADFREMLAEPNNGIDAILCATPDHLHATVSIAAMKAGKHVYCEKPLTHNVAEARRVAEVARESGVATQMGNQGHSRDTIRETCELIWAGAIGDVQAVHAWVPATRWNKGMQAPPTDSQPLPAGLDWDLWCGPRVPPDFHSAYAPVAWRDFWTFGCGAMGDFGCHDLDSAVWALDLGMPTSVEMHAAGNTHPDMAPWGEIGYFDFSSARVGKDPNKRSPIRVHWYSGGLKPSRPTQLPHGTNLPSRGVLFIGSEGVLVCGGAGGPADLYPVKRREAVGQVPQSLPRSAGHHRDWIDAIKGQGSASSEFHYGAKLTEITLLGLVALRSRERIEYDAEAMKVTNSDPADQLLHGQYRNGWELA from the coding sequence ATGACAAACGCAGACGACTCTCGCTTGCCGAGACGCTCTGATGGCCCGACCCTCAATCGCCGACAATGGCTCGCCGCTGGCGGGGCCATCTCCGCGGCCGCGATCGTACCACGGCACGTTCTTGGTGGGCCGCGTTTCGTTGCACCAAGTGATAAGATCAACGTCGCGTTGGTTGGTGCCGGCGGTCGCGGACTTCAAAACGCTCGTGAGTTGATGAAGTTGTCCGATGTCCGAATCCCGATCGTCGTCGATCCGGCTCAGCAGTGGGATCTGAAAGATTTCTATTACCGTGGCCTCGCCGGTCGTGAACCGGTCAGACAAATCATCGAGACGCACTTTCGGGAAAATGAACCAGGGTTTCAATGTCGTGGGTTGGCAGACTTCAGGGAGATGCTCGCGGAGCCCAACAACGGGATCGATGCGATTCTGTGTGCCACGCCCGATCACTTGCACGCGACGGTTTCGATCGCAGCGATGAAAGCGGGCAAGCATGTGTATTGTGAAAAGCCATTGACGCACAATGTCGCTGAAGCACGTCGGGTGGCCGAAGTCGCTCGCGAATCGGGAGTTGCGACCCAAATGGGCAACCAAGGTCACTCGCGTGACACGATCCGCGAAACTTGCGAGTTGATTTGGGCCGGAGCGATCGGCGATGTCCAAGCCGTGCACGCTTGGGTACCCGCCACACGGTGGAACAAAGGCATGCAGGCACCACCGACAGACTCGCAGCCGCTCCCCGCTGGCTTGGATTGGGATCTATGGTGTGGTCCGCGTGTCCCGCCTGATTTTCATTCCGCCTACGCACCGGTCGCGTGGCGCGACTTTTGGACATTCGGTTGCGGAGCCATGGGCGACTTCGGATGTCACGACCTCGACTCTGCCGTTTGGGCATTGGACTTGGGAATGCCAACATCCGTTGAAATGCATGCGGCAGGAAACACGCATCCTGATATGGCCCCTTGGGGAGAAATCGGCTATTTCGATTTCAGCTCCGCCCGAGTCGGCAAGGATCCGAACAAGCGTTCGCCGATACGAGTCCACTGGTACAGCGGTGGCTTGAAACCGAGCCGGCCCACGCAGTTACCCCACGGAACGAATTTGCCATCTCGAGGCGTGCTGTTCATCGGCAGCGAAGGCGTCTTGGTATGTGGCGGGGCTGGCGGTCCAGCCGATCTGTACCCCGTGAAACGTCGAGAAGCCGTGGGGCAGGTGCCGCAAAGCTTACCGCGGTCCGCCGGTCACCATCGAGACTGGATCGACGCGATCAAAGGCCAGGGGAGTGCCAGCAGCGAGTTTCATTACGGAGCAAAGCTGACGGAGATCACGCTGCTGGGACTCGTCGCCCTCCGCAGCAGAGAACGCATCGAATATGATGCCGAGGCGATGAAGGTCACCAACTCTGACCCGGCCGACCAACTCCTACACGGCCAGTATCGAAACGGATGGGAGTTGGCCTGA
- a CDS encoding NAD-dependent epimerase/dehydratase family protein: MENRVIRPTRVLVTGATGYVAGWVVKRLLEEGHEVHAAVRDPNRANHLMHLRELEANTPGTLRFFASDLLINGSYADAMIGCEIVFHTASPFVLKPEDVQRDLIEPAKQGTINVLKQASETPSVKRVVLTSSYFATIGDNADSRDSGKTAVTEDDWNTTSSLTHQPYAYSKTIAEREAWRIAKAQDQWDLVTINPAFVLGPAINPNATSESFNFIKDFASGKLASGIPNIGMVFVDVREVAEAHLQAAFRPEAGGRYLVSSHNGFIPELVEILKARFGGGTYPFPKRVLPKLAAWLTGPIIDKTITRKYVSRNVNHPVKVDASKSIKELGIVYRPLTDTMAEMFQQLIDAGIVGAKK; the protein is encoded by the coding sequence ATGGAAAACCGTGTTATCCGCCCGACTCGTGTTTTGGTCACTGGCGCGACTGGCTATGTCGCGGGTTGGGTCGTAAAACGACTGCTGGAGGAGGGGCACGAAGTCCATGCGGCGGTACGCGATCCCAATCGAGCGAATCACCTCATGCACCTTCGTGAACTTGAAGCAAACACTCCGGGCACGCTTCGCTTTTTTGCTTCCGACCTGCTGATAAATGGCTCGTATGCGGACGCGATGATTGGATGCGAAATCGTTTTCCACACCGCCTCTCCATTTGTCCTCAAGCCCGAGGATGTTCAGCGAGATCTGATCGAGCCGGCCAAACAAGGCACCATCAATGTTCTTAAGCAAGCGAGCGAAACACCATCGGTCAAGCGAGTCGTGCTAACCAGCAGTTACTTTGCGACAATCGGCGACAATGCGGACTCAAGAGACAGTGGTAAAACTGCAGTTACCGAAGACGACTGGAACACCACGTCTTCGCTGACCCATCAACCCTATGCTTATTCAAAGACCATCGCCGAGCGCGAGGCTTGGCGGATTGCCAAGGCGCAAGACCAGTGGGATTTGGTCACGATCAATCCCGCGTTCGTCTTGGGGCCGGCCATCAATCCGAATGCGACGTCAGAATCGTTCAACTTCATCAAGGATTTCGCCAGCGGAAAATTGGCTAGCGGAATTCCAAATATTGGGATGGTGTTTGTTGACGTTCGTGAGGTAGCCGAGGCTCACTTGCAAGCAGCATTTCGACCCGAAGCGGGCGGACGCTATCTCGTTTCAAGTCACAATGGATTCATTCCGGAGCTCGTTGAAATCTTGAAGGCTCGGTTCGGAGGCGGAACGTATCCGTTTCCGAAACGCGTCCTACCAAAACTTGCCGCTTGGTTGACCGGGCCGATCATTGACAAGACGATCACACGGAAATACGTCTCTCGAAACGTTAATCACCCGGTCAAGGTCGATGCGAGCAAAAGCATCAAGGAACTGGGGATCGTGTACCGACCACTCACCGACACGATGGCAGAAATGTTCCAGCAATTAATTGACGCAGGAATTGTCGGCGCGAAGAAATAG
- a CDS encoding M56 family metallopeptidase gives MFERFASPVANGLTLTLLHFLWQGLLIAVVYWALLAATGIRSTRIRYTSSLLALGVMSLCPLVTFPIVYDSAVEVDEMPVPTVAASSSVASKASAAHKDGSMSTGRETANKLDSNLGESSEGYRCFALIQRVFDASQPFVLFLWVAGVMVSGARLTTGFLSFLLLRCGRTSVPPTLANRSTYYARRLGLTSARVFVSTGIREAAVVGFWKPVVLLPTSWLTTLPTDVLEAVIAHELAHIRRYDVWVNLLQRVVEALLFYHPAVWWLSNQIRLEREMCCDELAVDATDDRGNYAIALEQVGRLHVQGSRQLAMSFTGDRKMKLLRRIENVLGTDKPAQREPVWLASITAVSIPLLLVAIVGIQAGNNAVLAQEGKGSRLTKGEPTAERQRDIPRSSSSAEGVSRWELSVDGIPENGRFYKRALLFGDAIDDPLSDRSDIIQATVKRPGSETPKESCRIWLFDGKEPVQILLLDQRLTELRSRFDSVAGQLQGKLPDGKRALFFGDAIDDPVSDRSDIIQATAKRSGSETPKESCRIWLFDGKDSVQILLLDEELTETLRRFDSVVEQLQRELLGDNREPNGTKQ, from the coding sequence ATGTTTGAGCGCTTCGCCTCGCCAGTAGCAAATGGCCTCACGCTGACCCTGCTGCATTTCCTCTGGCAGGGCTTGTTGATTGCAGTTGTCTACTGGGCACTGCTCGCCGCGACAGGGATTCGATCAACTCGAATCCGGTACACATCTTCTCTTCTTGCGTTGGGAGTCATGTCACTATGCCCGTTAGTGACGTTTCCGATCGTGTACGATTCTGCGGTTGAAGTCGATGAGATGCCAGTGCCCACCGTGGCTGCAAGCTCATCGGTTGCGTCGAAGGCGTCAGCCGCTCACAAGGATGGCTCGATGTCGACTGGTCGAGAAACCGCGAACAAGTTGGATTCAAATCTCGGTGAGTCGTCAGAAGGCTACCGGTGTTTTGCCTTAATCCAACGGGTGTTCGATGCATCTCAGCCATTTGTGCTATTTCTATGGGTGGCCGGAGTGATGGTATCAGGTGCTCGGCTAACGACGGGGTTTTTGAGTTTCCTCTTGCTTCGCTGCGGGCGCACGTCGGTTCCACCTACGCTGGCGAACCGGTCCACGTACTATGCTCGTCGACTCGGGCTGACGAGTGCCCGAGTTTTCGTATCAACTGGAATCCGTGAAGCGGCTGTTGTTGGATTCTGGAAGCCGGTAGTTTTGTTGCCGACCTCATGGCTAACTACACTTCCGACGGACGTGCTCGAGGCCGTGATTGCTCACGAACTGGCTCATATTCGGCGGTACGACGTCTGGGTGAACTTGCTTCAACGAGTTGTTGAAGCACTGTTATTTTACCACCCCGCTGTGTGGTGGCTCTCAAATCAAATTCGTCTCGAACGCGAGATGTGCTGCGACGAACTGGCTGTGGATGCAACTGACGACCGAGGGAATTATGCCATCGCACTGGAACAAGTAGGACGATTGCACGTGCAAGGAAGCCGCCAACTTGCCATGTCATTTACGGGAGATCGAAAGATGAAGCTGTTGAGACGAATTGAGAACGTGCTGGGAACCGACAAGCCTGCGCAACGCGAACCAGTGTGGCTCGCTAGCATCACGGCCGTCTCGATTCCCCTGCTTCTCGTCGCGATTGTTGGAATTCAAGCTGGAAACAATGCCGTGTTGGCACAAGAAGGCAAAGGTAGTCGCTTGACGAAAGGCGAACCTACCGCTGAACGACAACGTGACATTCCCCGAAGTAGCAGTTCAGCAGAAGGAGTATCGCGTTGGGAACTTTCTGTTGACGGGATTCCCGAGAACGGCCGATTCTACAAGAGGGCATTGTTATTCGGCGATGCGATTGACGATCCGCTATCGGATCGCTCAGACATCATTCAAGCGACGGTAAAGCGGCCAGGAAGCGAAACACCCAAGGAGTCCTGCCGAATCTGGTTGTTTGACGGCAAGGAGCCCGTCCAAATCTTGTTGTTAGACCAACGCTTAACGGAGCTTCGGTCGCGGTTCGATTCGGTTGCAGGACAATTGCAGGGCAAACTGCCGGATGGCAAGAGGGCACTGTTTTTTGGCGATGCGATTGACGATCCGGTATCAGATCGCTCAGACATCATTCAAGCGACCGCAAAGCGATCTGGAAGCGAAACACCCAAGGAGTCCTGCCGAATCTGGTTGTTTGACGGCAAGGACTCCGTCCAAATCTTGTTGTTGGACGAAGAGTTAACGGAGACGCTTCGGCGGTTCGATTCGGTTGTAGAACAATTGCAGAGAGAATTGTTGGGTGACAATCGGGAACCGAATGGAACAAAGCAATGA
- a CDS encoding sulfatase family protein gives MIFSTAATKAANLSTTHRLQVHRLQVFRLQVFRLQVFRLQVFRLQVFQVALVLGIASIGWLVPSAEGADRPNIVFILADDQGFGDVSALNPESKIPTPNIDRIASEGMIFGDGHTSSSVCTPTRYSILTGRYHWRTRLQKGVLGGFSPPLISKGRTTVASFLRDQGYHTACIGKWHLGWSWPLKGGGYADDGGDFSGKFKDGWNVDYEADIQNGPNDVGFDYFFGISASLDMPPYVFVRNRRPTQAATVEKAFHRKGPAGADFEAVDVLPTLTAETVGQIKSHAGDDTPFFIYFPLNAPHTPIVPTKEWQGKSKINTYADFTMQVDWTVGQVLDALDEAGVADNTLVIFTTDNGCSPQANIPELEAAGHDQNYIFRGHKADIFDGGHRVPFLARWPGKVKPGTRTEQLVGQLDLLATAAEIVGAALPKNAGEDSVSFLPVLLGEAKEPIRTSIVSQSIGGQFAIRDGNWKLCVCPGSGGWSDPRPGRANLTKLPPMQLYDLANDPGEENNLFAKDPQRVEKMLGMLRENIEKGRSTPGESLANDVEVVMVKPIPGTPKQGK, from the coding sequence ATGATTTTCTCCACCGCCGCCACAAAGGCTGCCAATTTAAGTACGACGCATCGTCTGCAGGTGCATCGTCTGCAGGTGTTTCGTCTGCAGGTGTTTCGTCTGCAGGTGTTTCGTCTGCAGGTGTTTCGTCTGCAGGTGTTTCAAGTCGCCCTGGTGCTTGGCATAGCCAGTATCGGATGGTTAGTTCCCAGTGCCGAGGGAGCGGATCGTCCCAACATCGTATTCATTTTGGCAGACGATCAAGGGTTTGGTGATGTCTCGGCGTTGAACCCCGAATCCAAAATTCCGACTCCGAACATCGATCGGATCGCCAGCGAAGGAATGATCTTTGGTGATGGGCATACGTCGTCCTCGGTTTGCACGCCGACGCGGTACTCAATTTTGACTGGCCGGTACCACTGGCGGACGAGATTGCAAAAGGGCGTGTTGGGCGGCTTTTCACCTCCGCTGATTTCGAAAGGCCGGACCACGGTCGCATCCTTTTTGCGAGACCAGGGGTACCACACCGCTTGCATCGGAAAATGGCACTTGGGGTGGAGTTGGCCACTGAAAGGCGGTGGCTATGCGGACGATGGCGGCGATTTCTCAGGCAAGTTCAAAGACGGATGGAACGTCGACTATGAAGCCGACATTCAGAACGGCCCGAACGATGTCGGATTTGATTACTTCTTTGGCATCAGCGCCTCGCTCGACATGCCTCCCTATGTGTTTGTGCGCAACCGTCGTCCCACTCAAGCGGCTACTGTCGAGAAAGCCTTTCATCGCAAAGGCCCCGCCGGCGCGGACTTCGAAGCCGTCGATGTGCTGCCGACTCTCACCGCAGAAACGGTCGGTCAAATCAAATCGCATGCCGGCGATGACACACCGTTCTTTATCTACTTTCCGCTGAATGCACCACATACTCCGATCGTGCCGACCAAGGAATGGCAGGGCAAGAGCAAGATCAACACGTATGCGGATTTCACCATGCAGGTGGACTGGACGGTCGGGCAAGTACTCGATGCGTTGGACGAAGCGGGAGTTGCGGACAATACCTTGGTGATCTTCACAACCGACAACGGTTGCTCCCCTCAGGCCAATATTCCAGAGTTGGAAGCCGCCGGCCATGACCAGAACTACATCTTTCGCGGTCACAAGGCTGACATTTTCGATGGCGGGCATCGTGTTCCGTTCCTTGCTCGTTGGCCGGGGAAAGTGAAGCCAGGAACAAGGACCGAGCAGTTGGTCGGCCAGTTGGACTTGCTCGCAACGGCTGCGGAAATCGTCGGCGCAGCGCTGCCAAAGAATGCAGGTGAAGACAGCGTCTCGTTCCTGCCAGTCTTGTTGGGCGAAGCCAAGGAGCCGATTCGAACGTCCATCGTTTCGCAATCCATCGGCGGGCAGTTCGCGATCCGCGACGGCAATTGGAAACTCTGCGTGTGTCCTGGTTCAGGCGGTTGGAGCGATCCGCGTCCAGGTCGCGCGAACTTGACCAAGTTGCCGCCGATGCAGCTTTATGATCTGGCCAACGATCCCGGAGAAGAAAACAACTTGTTCGCCAAGGATCCCCAGCGTGTTGAGAAAATGCTGGGGATGTTGCGTGAAAATATTGAAAAGGGACGATCTACGCCCGGAGAGTCGCTAGCAAACGATGTTGAGGTGGTGATGGTCAAGCCGATCCCGGGGACGCCGAAACAGGGGAAGTGA
- a CDS encoding zinc ribbon domain-containing protein, with amino-acid sequence MLRGILRCAKCNRAMRHTSSGRGTKRYRYYVCGKAEKQGYESCPSPSIPARQIESFVVEELRVFANDDQLIRDIYERCHEQNREDVDSQKREADSIAKFLKEDHAEMTHLVATAASLDLIEATQSRIDKSETRLKELREAIDNHRPIRVSHASIRKTLGELDKAWDTIPPRERCRLMELLIERIDYDGVEGTLDITFHPAGLASLGQDGNFARHITETLN; translated from the coding sequence ATGCTGCGCGGCATCCTGCGGTGTGCGAAGTGCAATCGAGCCATGCGGCACACGTCCTCAGGCCGCGGCACGAAGCGGTATCGTTACTACGTGTGCGGCAAAGCCGAAAAGCAAGGTTACGAATCCTGTCCATCGCCTTCGATACCCGCGAGACAGATAGAGAGTTTTGTCGTCGAAGAGCTTCGCGTGTTCGCCAATGACGACCAGCTCATCCGTGACATCTACGAACGCTGTCATGAGCAGAACCGCGAGGACGTCGATTCGCAAAAACGTGAAGCCGATTCGATCGCGAAGTTTCTCAAAGAGGACCACGCCGAGATGACTCACCTTGTCGCAACGGCCGCTAGCCTTGACTTGATTGAAGCAACGCAATCACGCATTGATAAAAGCGAAACACGATTGAAAGAGCTACGTGAAGCCATCGACAACCATCGGCCGATTCGCGTCAGCCATGCATCGATCCGCAAGACCCTCGGTGAACTGGACAAAGCCTGGGACACGATCCCACCGAGAGAGCGTTGCCGACTGATGGAATTGTTGATCGAACGGATCGACTACGACGGTGTTGAAGGCACGCTTGATATCACATTCCATCCAGCCGGACTCGCGTCACTCGGCCAGGACGGCAATTTTGCCCGGCACATCACGGAGACTTTGAATTGA
- a CDS encoding isochorismatase family cysteine hydrolase: MQIDEKIRTALIVVDPFNEFLSRWGKMWSSVGATIKEVHLLPNLRKILDSARSVGLQIAYAPHHRWQPGSFSDKKYLHPSQALQTAFKAFPRDGFGGQYYKGLEPQQGDIVASEHTCSSGFAETDLHDQLQKLGITHLILVGMATNSCIEATARSAVDLGYHVTLVTDAVATFSRKEHHTTVAEIYPQIAHAVLDTNQLVDALQTEKVTHDS, encoded by the coding sequence ATGCAGATAGACGAAAAAATTCGCACGGCATTGATCGTCGTCGACCCCTTCAACGAATTTCTTTCGCGGTGGGGGAAAATGTGGAGCAGTGTTGGTGCAACGATCAAGGAAGTGCATCTTCTGCCCAATCTCAGAAAGATACTCGATTCGGCGAGATCCGTCGGGTTACAGATTGCCTACGCACCCCATCACCGTTGGCAGCCGGGCAGCTTCTCAGACAAGAAATATTTGCACCCGTCGCAGGCGCTGCAAACTGCTTTCAAAGCATTCCCGCGTGATGGCTTTGGCGGCCAGTACTACAAAGGGCTGGAACCACAGCAGGGCGACATCGTCGCCAGTGAACACACCTGTTCGAGCGGCTTTGCGGAAACCGACCTGCACGATCAACTCCAGAAACTCGGAATCACTCACCTGATCCTTGTGGGAATGGCCACCAATTCCTGCATTGAAGCTACTGCCAGGAGCGCAGTCGACCTGGGCTATCACGTCACGCTGGTGACCGACGCCGTGGCCACGTTCTCGCGTAAGGAACACCATACGACGGTCGCTGAAATTTATCCGCAGATCGCTCACGCTGTTCTGGACACCAATCAACTGGTCGATGCACTGCAAACCGAAAAGGTCACCCATGATTCCTGA
- a CDS encoding secretin N-terminal domain-containing protein, whose amino-acid sequence MNESSDSTLGVLPRCCVRLFLFPLLAIALACGAGGDASGSDTVGDEQSRDTDRSISESPPDSISSETTSTTEKPSDVEEATEGQATEGQATEGQAKGSDLGQRDGPPSVEKAVTATENTVIELGERPGNVRFTFQDAPWADVLRQFAQWTGRTLDLTDTPPGYFSYFDNRYHTPSEAIDILNGYLLPRGFVLLQRDQFMVCISTENEALVGLIPLVTLDQMNDRGDNELMRVVFPLEDIPAEVAAEEVAGVLGTFGKATPLESSRSVLLQGFGARLRQAIEVLSRSRPAITDDRLDFRAYVIKHLPVADAEKQIRNLFGVSGPERAKNVSGARYEIERSNYYRDRGSRDSRDRENSPPPIPLLKKVAMNMQVSSLNSTNTLLVTATPEGLDLVEQVLEALDVPSGKTAQQLSRMNEPELRVYGMVSANEGEVAKTIDVLMPGVIVNEDSRQDTIHVFGTPDEHQEVERLIRTLDVTEGGSRMVEVIPLRNSNPAAMASFLKRMFENDDRDERPMVQAEIPSRSIVVRGTSNQIDQVRDALRQFGESGESQRLGERTSRVRRIEVGGHDAERIAETAKRIYSSSRSTRDSIRVVIPGEKSSDFPRREDLESAAQDSNSEKEAGSRSRLEKDNSSSVRNRTYEPAGADDGRQSTSSLMRAKLVSLTGEEEPTESTDTPIVNKADRNGTPSTVQIELIDGQLMIYSGDVQALGEVERTIRELVQQMPSRTRWTVFYLKVAEAQKASLQLTDLLNQPYYDYSGYDYMGTSGVSLAEQSTPPLRIIPDARTNALFVSGTDEQAERVEMFLEFIDATDVPGSFNSRQPHAIPVHYADVEDIEALIRNLYKDYLVDPVAERMRASRGSRRPDDRNDEASSDEQGSRPRATEGSQDSPGIRLTLAVDTTTRELLVACNDQLFQEIESVVRERDLAFRDAEPTIEFVPVTQSVSGNLVELLEGLSPNISAEEIVMTPRSSARTGGDDRGRESRQRDFDQNRSRDDLRQERD is encoded by the coding sequence GTGAACGAATCATCAGACTCCACCCTTGGGGTGTTGCCCCGCTGTTGCGTACGGCTGTTCCTTTTCCCGTTGTTGGCGATCGCTCTTGCGTGCGGTGCCGGTGGCGATGCCAGCGGCAGCGATACCGTGGGTGACGAGCAGAGCCGTGACACTGATCGCTCGATCTCCGAATCACCACCAGATTCAATCTCATCAGAGACAACGTCGACGACGGAGAAGCCATCAGATGTCGAGGAGGCGACCGAGGGACAGGCGACCGAGGGACAGGCGACCGAGGGACAGGCGAAGGGCTCTGACCTTGGTCAACGCGATGGCCCGCCTTCGGTGGAAAAAGCAGTGACGGCAACGGAAAACACCGTCATCGAGCTTGGAGAACGACCCGGCAACGTTCGATTCACGTTCCAGGATGCGCCCTGGGCTGATGTTCTACGTCAGTTCGCGCAGTGGACGGGACGAACACTCGATCTCACCGATACGCCGCCTGGCTATTTCAGCTATTTCGACAACCGCTACCACACGCCGTCGGAAGCGATTGACATTCTGAATGGATACTTGCTGCCACGCGGGTTTGTCTTGTTACAAAGGGATCAATTCATGGTTTGCATCTCGACGGAAAACGAGGCGTTGGTGGGTTTGATCCCGCTGGTGACATTGGATCAGATGAATGATCGTGGTGACAATGAATTGATGCGGGTCGTCTTTCCGTTGGAAGACATACCGGCGGAGGTCGCGGCGGAGGAGGTCGCGGGAGTATTGGGGACTTTTGGGAAAGCGACTCCGCTGGAAAGTTCGCGTTCGGTTTTGCTGCAGGGATTTGGTGCCCGGCTCCGTCAAGCGATCGAAGTGCTCAGTAGGAGTCGGCCGGCGATCACCGACGACCGATTGGATTTTCGCGCGTACGTCATCAAGCATCTCCCCGTGGCCGACGCAGAGAAACAGATCCGCAATTTGTTTGGCGTGAGTGGCCCGGAACGCGCCAAGAACGTCAGTGGCGCGCGATACGAAATCGAGCGATCTAACTATTATCGGGATCGTGGATCGCGAGACTCACGCGATCGCGAAAACTCGCCGCCTCCGATCCCGCTGTTGAAGAAGGTGGCAATGAACATGCAAGTATCATCACTGAACTCGACCAACACATTGTTGGTAACCGCCACACCGGAAGGGTTGGATTTGGTGGAGCAGGTCTTGGAAGCGTTGGACGTGCCAAGCGGCAAAACGGCCCAGCAACTGTCGCGGATGAATGAACCCGAGCTTCGCGTCTACGGCATGGTTTCCGCGAACGAGGGAGAGGTAGCCAAGACGATCGATGTTTTGATGCCGGGGGTCATTGTCAATGAAGACTCTCGTCAGGATACGATTCACGTGTTCGGGACGCCTGATGAGCACCAGGAGGTGGAGCGTTTGATTCGAACGTTGGACGTCACGGAGGGTGGCAGCCGAATGGTCGAGGTGATTCCCCTGCGAAACTCCAATCCGGCAGCCATGGCGTCCTTTTTGAAGCGAATGTTTGAAAATGACGATCGCGATGAGCGTCCCATGGTTCAAGCGGAGATTCCGAGTCGTTCGATCGTGGTTCGGGGAACGTCCAACCAGATCGATCAAGTACGCGATGCACTGCGTCAATTTGGGGAATCCGGAGAGAGTCAGCGTTTGGGTGAGCGTACGTCGCGTGTTCGACGTATCGAAGTGGGGGGCCACGACGCGGAGCGAATCGCTGAGACCGCAAAACGCATCTATTCGTCTTCGCGAAGCACCCGCGATAGCATTCGCGTCGTGATTCCAGGAGAGAAGTCAAGTGATTTCCCTCGTCGTGAAGACCTGGAATCGGCCGCTCAGGACTCAAACTCTGAGAAAGAAGCTGGCTCTCGAAGCCGGTTAGAGAAGGATAATTCGTCATCGGTAAGGAATCGAACCTACGAACCCGCTGGTGCAGATGATGGTCGGCAGTCAACCTCAAGCTTGATGAGAGCGAAATTGGTGAGCCTGACTGGCGAGGAAGAACCTACGGAGTCGACCGATACGCCGATCGTGAACAAAGCGGATCGCAATGGCACTCCATCAACGGTTCAGATCGAACTGATCGATGGTCAACTGATGATCTATTCGGGCGACGTTCAGGCGTTGGGCGAAGTCGAAAGGACGATTCGAGAGTTGGTGCAACAGATGCCCTCACGCACGCGGTGGACCGTCTTTTACTTGAAGGTCGCTGAGGCGCAGAAAGCGTCGCTGCAATTAACAGACCTATTGAATCAACCCTATTACGATTACTCGGGTTACGATTACATGGGGACGTCTGGCGTTTCCCTCGCCGAGCAATCGACTCCGCCGCTGCGTATCATTCCCGACGCACGCACCAACGCCTTGTTCGTCAGTGGCACGGACGAGCAGGCGGAACGAGTGGAGATGTTTTTGGAGTTCATCGATGCCACGGATGTTCCAGGATCGTTCAACAGCAGACAGCCTCACGCGATCCCTGTGCACTATGCGGACGTCGAAGACATCGAGGCTTTGATCCGAAATCTATACAAGGACTATTTGGTCGATCCGGTGGCCGAGCGGATGCGTGCCTCACGCGGCTCCAGACGTCCGGACGACCGCAACGACGAGGCTAGCTCCGATGAGCAGGGTTCACGACCGCGTGCAACGGAGGGCAGCCAGGATTCACCGGGGATTCGTCTGACCTTGGCGGTCGATACCACAACGCGAGAATTGCTGGTTGCCTGTAACGACCAATTGTTTCAGGAAATTGAATCGGTTGTACGTGAGCGAGATTTGGCGTTTCGAGACGCGGAGCCGACCATCGAGTTTGTTCCTGTAACGCAGTCTGTCTCGGGCAACTTGGTGGAATTGTTGGAAGGTTTGTCACCCAATATTTCTGCAGAGGAGATCGTGATGACACCGAGGTCATCTGCGCGGACAGGTGGCGACGACCGTGGTCGTGAATCGCGGCAACGCGATTTCGATCAGAATCGTTCCCGTGACGACCTGCGTCAAGAACGTGACTAA
- a CDS encoding BlaI/MecI/CopY family transcriptional regulator, with product MPRHRQETPTEVELEILQVLWKREPATVREVVDVLNKTRPRAYTSILGMLNVMYEKGLVVRENEGRAYLYRTSKSREKTLGGVVKDLLRRAFEGSTTSLITQVLEQSKPTTQELAEIRKAISAWQRKEGNNV from the coding sequence ATGCCTCGACATCGACAAGAAACTCCAACGGAAGTGGAACTTGAGATTCTCCAAGTTCTTTGGAAACGTGAGCCAGCGACGGTTCGGGAAGTCGTTGATGTTCTCAACAAAACGCGACCCCGCGCGTACACGTCGATTCTCGGCATGCTAAATGTCATGTACGAGAAGGGGCTCGTTGTGCGTGAAAATGAAGGGCGTGCCTATTTATATCGAACGAGCAAGTCTCGCGAAAAAACGCTTGGCGGCGTGGTTAAGGATCTGCTGCGAAGGGCATTTGAAGGATCGACGACCTCACTGATTACTCAGGTTTTGGAACAGTCAAAGCCCACGACGCAGGAGTTGGCCGAAATCCGAAAGGCGATTTCGGCCTGGCAGCGGAAGGAAGGAAACAATGTTTGA